A section of the Oryza sativa Japonica Group chromosome 1, ASM3414082v1 genome encodes:
- the LOC4324218 gene encoding uncharacterized protein, giving the protein MQQGRGRRRMMQGSSYYAVLGVHPGASAAEIRAAYHRLAMKWHPDKITSGRVDAEEAKSRFQQVHEAYQVLSDEKRRALYDSGMYDPLDDDQEEDVEGFHDFLQEMVSLMATVGREEPVYCLDELRSMLDGMMQDFASSELPSPSGGFFAGAPSSPFADTGAAQQQRGVGSASARAHAHPQVVGNSACLSRMAFSSY; this is encoded by the exons ATGCagcaggggagggggaggaggaggatgatgcAGGGATCGTCGTACTACGCCGTGCTCGGCGTTCACCCCGGCGCGTCCGCCGCCGAGATACGCGCCGCGTACCACCGCCTCGCCATG AAGTGGCACCCGGACAAGATCACCAGCGGCCGCGTGGATGCGGAGGAAGCCAAGAGCAGGTTCCAGCAGGTGCACGAGGCGTACCAAG TGTTGTCTGACGAGAAGAGGAGGGCGCTCTACGACTCAGGCATGTACGACCCGCTCGACGACGACCAGGAGGAGGACGTCGAG GGCTTCCACGACTTCCTCCAGGAGATGGTGTCCCTCATGGCCACGGTAGGAAGAGAG GAGCCCGTGTACTGCCTGGACGAGCTCCGCTCCATGCTGGACGGGATGATGCAGGATTTCGCCTCGTCCGAATTGCCTTCGCCCAGCGGCGGCTTCTTCGCCGGCGCGCCCTCCTCGCCGTTCGCCGACACCGGCGCCGCGCAGCAGCAGCGCGGGGtcggctccgcctccgcgcgcgcgcacgctcATCCCCAGGTGGTCGGCAACTCTGCCTGCCTCAGCCGGATGGCCTTCTCCAGCTACTGA
- the LOC4324219 gene encoding formin-like protein 14: protein MQKEKKNMRNPSQMLRLLLLRVAILAAVLATPSLGRVIGGSKCKCLMCVCDVDPHPLPPSRHHPPPPEEPEPEPTPVNHHYPPPTTPAYSLPPPAQPYGQYPYPYPSQGQAGAAYWPPSTPAEMYPQVRGYIRSAAAHRRRPGHGGLSSRLVVVSVLLVSGLMPLLV, encoded by the coding sequence atgcaaaaagaaaaaaaaaacatgaggaATCCAAGCCAAATGCTgcgactgctgctgctgcgggtGGCAATCCTCGCCGCCGTTCTCGCGACACCGTCGCTGGGCCGAGTGATAGGGGGCAGCAAGTGCAAGTGCCTCATGTGCGTCTGCGACGTGGACCCGCACCCGCTCCCGCCGTCgcgccaccacccgccgccgccggaggagccggagccggagccgacgCCGGTGAACCACCACTACCCTCCGCCGACGACGCCCGCGTactccctcccgccgccggcgcagccgTACGGGCAGTACCCGTACCCGTACCCGTCGCAGGGGCAGGCCGGGGCGGCGTActggccgccgtcgacgccggcggAGATGTACCCGCAGGTCAGGGGGTAcatccggtccgccgccgctcaccgtcGGCGTCCCGGCCACGGCGGGCTCTCGTCGCGCTtggtcgtcgtctccgtctTGCTCGTGTCCGGCCTAATGCCACTGCTCGTGTAG
- the LOC107276242 gene encoding non-specific lipid transfer protein GPI-anchored 25: MGPTALHLIAVAVAAVVAAAAAPASASASAAGAFSEVPPETPCAAAIVSVAPCLAHVAVVAPPARPAPAPTEACCAAFLRGVSPSGGGGEGCFCHLLRDPLLLGFPVNTARLGALLPTCAAANANASAAAAVEAATLFADTCRDLKSLPEMRFLPDPPPTPTISPAAVPGSMPPTTEERSTPVPVPPQDRSGSETSTPSRNFLVVLLALTAAAAADLIQL, encoded by the exons ATGGGCCCCACCGCGCTCCAcctcatcgccgtcgccgtcgccgccgtcgtggccgcggcggcggcaccggcttcggcgtcggcgtcggcggccggggCGTTCTCGGAGGTGCCGCCGGAGACGCCGTGCGCGGCGGCCATCGTGTCGGTGGCGCCGTGCCTGGCGCACgtcgcggtggtggcgccgcccgcgcggcccgcgcccgcgcccacgGAGGCCTGCTGCGCGGCCTTCCTCCGCGGCGTCTcccccagcggcggcggcggggaggggtgcTTCTGCCACCTGCTCCGCGACCCGCTCCTCCTTGGCTTCCCCGTCAACACCGCGAGGCTCGGCGCGCTCCTCcccacctgcgccgccgccaacgccaacgcctccgcggccgccgccgtcgaggccgcCACGCTCTTCGCCGACACGTGCCGAG ACCTCAAGTCACTGCCAGAGATGCGTTTCCTACCTGACCCACCTCCCACGCCAACAATTTCTCCAG CTGCCGTCCCAGGATCAATGCCCCCGACGACGGAGGAGCGTTCGACGCCCGTGCCTGTGCCGCCACAGGACCGGTCTGGATCGGAGACCTCAACTCCCAGCCGGAATTTCCTTGTGGTGTTGTTAGCCctaacagcagcagcagcggcagatTTGATCCAGCTGTAG
- the LOC4324220 gene encoding amino-acid permease BAT1 homolog isoform 1 (isoform 1 is encoded by transcript variant 1), with translation MAEEGQRGGYSRLAGDEEVATASGGGGGDYDERKLRLLGYEPQLKRNLSLLSNFAVSFSIVSVLTGITTLFGTGLQFGGPATMVYGWPIAGAMTLVVGLAMAEICSAYPTSGGLYFWSARLCSHRRWGPFASWLTGWFNIVGQWAVTTSVDFSLAQLIQVIILLSTGGNNGGGYMASKYVVIAFHAAILLSHAAINSLPITWLSFFGQFAAAWNMLGVFVLMIAVPTVATERASAKFVFTHFNTENNAGIHSNFYIFVLGLLMSQYTLTGYDASAHMTEETKNADRNGPIGIISAIGISIIVGWGYILGITFAVKDIPYLLNPENDAGGYAIAEVFYLAFKSRYGSGIGGIICLGIVAVAIYFCGMSSVTSNSRMAYAFSRDGAMPLSSVWHKVNKHEVPINAVWLSALISLCMALPSLGSLVAFQAMVSIATIGLYVAYALPILFRVTLARKHFVPGPFNLGRCGVAVGWAAVLWVATITVLFSLPVSYPVTKDTLNYTPVAVGGLFLLVLSSWLLSARHWFKGPITNLDG, from the exons ATGGCGGAGGAAGGGCAGCGCGGCGGCTACAGCCGGCTCGCCGGCGATGAGGAGGTGGctacggcgagcggcggcggcggcggcgactacgACGAGCGGAAGCTGAGGCTGCTCGGCTACGAGCCGCAGCTCAAGCGCAACCTCTC GCTGCTGTCCAACTTCGCGGTGTCGTTCTCGATCGTGTCGGTGCTGACGGGGATCACGACGCTGTTCGGGACGGGGCTGCAGTTCGGCGGGCCGGCGACGATGGTGTACGGCTGGCCCATCGCCGGCGCCATGACGCTCGTCGTCGGCCTCGCCATGGCCGAGATCTGCTCCGCCTACCCGACCTCCGGTGGCCTCTACTTCTGGAGCGCGAGGCTCTGCAGCCACCGCCGCTGGGGCCCCTTCGCTTCATGGCTCACCGGCTG GTTTAACATTGTCGGACAG TGGGCGGTGACGACCAGCGTGGACTTCTCACTGGCCCAGCTGATTCAGGTGATCATCCTGCTCAGCACTGGGGGCAACAACGGAGGAGGGTACATGGCGTCCAAGTACGTCGTGATCGCCTTCCACGCCGCCATCCTGCTGAGCCACGCCGCCATCAACAGCCTCCCCATCACCTGGCTTTCCTTCTTTGGGCAGTTCGCGGCTGCCTGGAACATGCTAG GTGTCTTTGTCCTCATGATTGCTGTGCCGACGGTTGCTACCGAGAGGGCCAGTGCCAAGTTTGTGTTCACCCATTTCAACACTGAAAACAACGCTGGGATTCACAGTAACTTTTACATCTTCGTGCTGGGGCTCCTGATGAGCCAGTACACGCTGACAGGATATGACGCGTCTGCGCATATG ACCGAGGAGACGAAGAATGCTGACAGGAATGGCCCGATCGGCATCATCAGCGCGATTGGGATATCGATAATAGTAGGATGGGGATACATTCTTGGCATCACCTTTGCAGTGAAGGACATACCTTACCTGCTGAACCCCGAGAACGATGCTGGAGGGTATGCCATTGCTGAGGTGTTCTACCTCGCCTTCAAGAGCCGGTACGGGAGCGGCATCGGCGGGATCATCTGCCTAGGGATCGTCGCCGTCGCGATATACTTCTGTGGCATGAGCTCGGTAACAAGCAActcaag GATGGCGTACGCGTTCTCGAGAGACGGCGCGATGCCATTGTCGTCCGTCTGGCACAAGGTCAACAAGCACGAGGTGCCGATCAACGCCGTCTGGCTCTCGGCCCTCATCTCCCTCTGCATGGCATTGCCG TCGCTGGGGAGCTTGGTGGCGTTCCAGGCGATGGTGTCGATCGCGACGATCGGGCTGTACGTGGCGTACGCGCTGCCGATCCTGTTCAGGGTGACGCTGGCGCGGAAGCACTTCGTGCCGGGGCCCTTCAACCTGGGGCGgtgcggcgtcgccgtcggctgGGCGGCGGTGCTGTGGGTGGCCACCATCACCGTGCTCTTCTCGCTGCCGGTGTCGTACCCGGTCACCAAGGACACCCTCAACTACAcccccgtcgccgtcggcggcctcttcctcctcgtcctctCCTCCTGGCTCCTCAGCGCCAGGCACTGGTTCAAAGGCCCCATCACCAACCTCGATGGCTAG
- the LOC4324220 gene encoding amino-acid permease BAT1 homolog isoform 2 (isoform 2 is encoded by transcript variant 2), translated as MTWNKAPAADAEAGGGGDTGHARLRELGYKQELKRDLSVLSNFAFSFSIISVLTGITTLYNTGLSFGGPATMTFGWFVAGAFTMTVGLSMAEICSSFPTSGGLYYWSARLSGKRWAPFASWITGWFNIVGQWAVTTSVDFSLAQLIQVIILLSTGGNNGGGYMASKYVVIAFHAAILLSHAAINSLPITWLSFFGQFAAAWNMLGVFVLMIAVPTVATERASAKFVFTHFNTENNAGIHSNFYIFVLGLLMSQYTLTGYDASAHMTEETKNADRNGPIGIISAIGISIIVGWGYILGITFAVKDIPYLLNPENDAGGYAIAEVFYLAFKSRYGSGIGGIICLGIVAVAIYFCGMSSVTSNSRMAYAFSRDGAMPLSSVWHKVNKHEVPINAVWLSALISLCMALPSLGSLVAFQAMVSIATIGLYVAYALPILFRVTLARKHFVPGPFNLGRCGVAVGWAAVLWVATITVLFSLPVSYPVTKDTLNYTPVAVGGLFLLVLSSWLLSARHWFKGPITNLDG; from the exons ATGACCTGGAACAAGGCCCCGGCTGCGGACGccgaagccggcggcggcggcgacaccggccaCGCGCGCCTCCGGGAGCTCGGCTACAAGCAGGAGCTCAAGCGCGACCTCTC aGTGCTGTCCAACTTCGCCTTCTCGTTCTCCATCATCTCGGTGCTGACGGGGATCACGACGCTGTACAACACGGGGCTCAGCTTCGGCGGGCCGGCCACCATGACGTTCGGCTggttcgtcgccggcgccttCACCATGACCGTCGGCCTCTCCATGGCCGAGATCTGCTCCTCCTTCCCCACCTCCGGTGGCCTCTACTACTGGAGCGCCCGCCTCTCCGGCAAGCGTTGGGCGCCCTTCGCCTCCTGGATCACCGGATG GTTTAACATTGTCGGACAG TGGGCGGTGACGACCAGCGTGGACTTCTCACTGGCCCAGCTGATTCAGGTGATCATCCTGCTCAGCACTGGGGGCAACAACGGAGGAGGGTACATGGCGTCCAAGTACGTCGTGATCGCCTTCCACGCCGCCATCCTGCTGAGCCACGCCGCCATCAACAGCCTCCCCATCACCTGGCTTTCCTTCTTTGGGCAGTTCGCGGCTGCCTGGAACATGCTAG GTGTCTTTGTCCTCATGATTGCTGTGCCGACGGTTGCTACCGAGAGGGCCAGTGCCAAGTTTGTGTTCACCCATTTCAACACTGAAAACAACGCTGGGATTCACAGTAACTTTTACATCTTCGTGCTGGGGCTCCTGATGAGCCAGTACACGCTGACAGGATATGACGCGTCTGCGCATATG ACCGAGGAGACGAAGAATGCTGACAGGAATGGCCCGATCGGCATCATCAGCGCGATTGGGATATCGATAATAGTAGGATGGGGATACATTCTTGGCATCACCTTTGCAGTGAAGGACATACCTTACCTGCTGAACCCCGAGAACGATGCTGGAGGGTATGCCATTGCTGAGGTGTTCTACCTCGCCTTCAAGAGCCGGTACGGGAGCGGCATCGGCGGGATCATCTGCCTAGGGATCGTCGCCGTCGCGATATACTTCTGTGGCATGAGCTCGGTAACAAGCAActcaag GATGGCGTACGCGTTCTCGAGAGACGGCGCGATGCCATTGTCGTCCGTCTGGCACAAGGTCAACAAGCACGAGGTGCCGATCAACGCCGTCTGGCTCTCGGCCCTCATCTCCCTCTGCATGGCATTGCCG TCGCTGGGGAGCTTGGTGGCGTTCCAGGCGATGGTGTCGATCGCGACGATCGGGCTGTACGTGGCGTACGCGCTGCCGATCCTGTTCAGGGTGACGCTGGCGCGGAAGCACTTCGTGCCGGGGCCCTTCAACCTGGGGCGgtgcggcgtcgccgtcggctgGGCGGCGGTGCTGTGGGTGGCCACCATCACCGTGCTCTTCTCGCTGCCGGTGTCGTACCCGGTCACCAAGGACACCCTCAACTACAcccccgtcgccgtcggcggcctcttcctcctcgtcctctCCTCCTGGCTCCTCAGCGCCAGGCACTGGTTCAAAGGCCCCATCACCAACCTCGATGGCTAG